The Schistocerca piceifrons isolate TAMUIC-IGC-003096 chromosome 5, iqSchPice1.1, whole genome shotgun sequence genome has a segment encoding these proteins:
- the LOC124798126 gene encoding ankyrin repeat domain-containing protein 1-like, which translates to MLPQVLLHFCGTQTDLPRHQLPSFFFAVMTGNMSAEKRVRLLEAAYDGAVEELKELLCVGTDVGLRDEHEMTALHCAVEGGSVEAVRILLDSGADVNARNQEWDTPLHIAAFFGYMAIVRLLLSVSADPSPSCQKGWTPLHWAAQEGHAEVVAALLGAGADMGIRDVEGRTPLDLARQYGRWELVTILT; encoded by the exons ATGTTGCCTCAAGTATTGCTACATTTctgtggaacccaaactgatcttcctcgacatcagcttccatcttttttttttgcagtcatgACAGG GAATATGTCTGCCGAAAAAAGAGTGAGGCTTCTGGAGGCAGCTTACGATGGAGCTGTGGAAGAGCTGAAAGAACTGCTGTGTGTGGGGACGGACGTAGGGTTGAGGGACGAGCACGAGATGACCGCCCTGCACTGTGCGGTGGAAGGCGGAAGTGTGGAGGCGGTCAGAATTCTCCTTGACAGTGGGGCAGACGTGAATGCCAGGAACCAGGAGTGGGACACGCCGCTGCACATCGCTGCGTTCTTCGGCTACATGGCCATCGTGCGGCTGCTGCTGTCAGTGTCGGCGGACCCGAGTCCCAGCTGCCAGAAAGGGTGGACGCCACTGCACTGGGCAGCACAGGAGGGGCACGCCGAGGTGGTGGCCGCACTTTTAGGTGCGGGAGCAGACATGGGCATCAGGGACGTAGAGGGGAGGACGCCGCTGGACCTCGCCAGGCAGTACGGCAGATGGGAGCTGGTCACTATTCTCACATAA